Proteins found in one Paucidesulfovibrio longus DSM 6739 genomic segment:
- a CDS encoding bifunctional nuclease family protein, with product MVELRVFGLALDEKNQSPVLILKDLAEEMVLPIWIGAMEAMAISLALNKVDFPRPMTHDLLLSAISGLGAVVSGVEITRVEEGTYFAELVLRLGEEERRIDSRPSDAIALAVRAEAPVFVAEAVLAEAGIASGESQHAVFKTDAAKKWTEELEKISADDFKYKM from the coding sequence ATGGTAGAATTGCGGGTGTTCGGCCTGGCGCTGGATGAGAAGAACCAGTCTCCGGTGCTGATCCTCAAGGATCTCGCCGAAGAGATGGTGCTGCCCATCTGGATCGGGGCCATGGAAGCCATGGCCATTTCCCTTGCGCTGAACAAGGTCGATTTTCCCCGCCCCATGACCCACGATCTGCTCCTTTCCGCCATATCCGGCCTGGGAGCCGTCGTCTCCGGAGTGGAGATAACCCGCGTGGAAGAGGGAACCTACTTCGCGGAGCTGGTCCTGCGTCTGGGCGAGGAGGAACGGCGGATCGACAGCCGTCCCTCGGATGCCATCGCGTTGGCGGTGCGGGCCGAGGCTCCGGTCTTCGTCGCGGAGGCCGTTCTCGCGGAAGCGGGCATCGCCTCCGGGGAAAGCCAGCACGCCGTGTTCAAGACCGACGCCGCGAAGAAGTGGACCGAGGAACTGGAGAAGATCTCCGCCGACGACTTCAAATACAAGATGTAG
- a CDS encoding histidinol phosphate phosphatase domain-containing protein — protein sequence MIDLHTHSTFSDGELIPAELVRRARHAGYEAIAITDHGDAANLEFILSHVSKLAKVGHFFDMTVLAGVELTHMPPGLIGEYVEKARALGAEIVVVHGETVVEPVAAGTNLAAIEAGVDILAHPGLISELEVKLAAEKGVALEITTRGGHSLTNGHVAALARKHGATLVIDNDAHAPRDLVSRELRRAVALGAGLTLEEYARAEANSRDIVQRLLQR from the coding sequence ATGATTGATCTGCACACGCATTCGACGTTCAGCGACGGGGAACTTATTCCCGCCGAATTGGTGCGCCGCGCCCGCCATGCCGGGTACGAGGCCATCGCCATCACGGACCACGGCGACGCGGCCAACCTGGAATTCATTCTTTCCCATGTTTCCAAGCTCGCGAAAGTCGGGCATTTTTTCGACATGACCGTGCTCGCGGGCGTGGAGTTGACGCATATGCCGCCGGGACTCATCGGCGAGTACGTTGAAAAAGCGCGGGCTCTGGGCGCGGAGATCGTCGTCGTGCACGGCGAGACCGTGGTGGAACCCGTGGCCGCCGGGACCAACCTTGCCGCCATCGAAGCGGGAGTGGACATCCTGGCCCACCCCGGCCTGATTTCCGAACTTGAGGTCAAGCTGGCTGCGGAAAAGGGCGTTGCGCTCGAAATTACCACGCGGGGCGGCCACAGCCTGACCAACGGCCATGTGGCGGCCCTGGCCCGCAAGCACGGGGCCACGCTCGTCATCGACAATGACGCGCACGCCCCCCGCGATCTCGTCTCCCGCGAGCTGCGCCGAGCCGTGGCGCTCGGAGCAGGGCTGACGCTGGAGGAATACGCCCGCGCCGAAGCCAATTCCAGGGATATCGTCCAGAGGCTGCTGCAACGCTGA